The DNA region TTCCCAGGCGAACCAGAAGGCGGCGCACAGCTCCTCTGCGTGGAAACTACTTGTTTTCCATGTGTGCCATAGTTACTCAACCTGCCACCAAGATATTTTATATTGCTGTTGCATATCCAACAGGATGCTCTGTCATATTGGTCAACCATTATGCTGACGTTGTGTCTCTATAATATGTAAGAGGGACATCTACTGATCCCAGTTTCTAAGCTCTGAGCATTTTTATACCTTTTATAATAGATATCTTTTAGTTCAAGCTGAAGGAATTGCTACACCATTTTCATTTTGTGGTGGCTGGGTGTATATAGGGTTGTATGATGTACACTTGGGCTTCAGATGATCAAATTATTATTCTAGTATAAGCTACTTCAAACCCTCCAGCGGTACACTGCTATTTCATATTTATTCTTGAGgtattgtttaaaataaaagagagTAGTTACTTCAAAGACAATGCTATTATTGTGAAAAAATATATGGAGTAGACCTTTGACATCTAATAACCTTCACAGCACAGGGACAAAACAACTTAGCGGAGAGCATGGAAGACACAGTTAGACAATAAACGTGATTTATTGTGTCTCCGTCCGAGGACACTGCATATTGAGCAAGGGGGAGagatgaaggagaggaagaaaggcgcAATAAAGAAGTAGATTTATATGGAGGTGGCTCTCTCCTGTCACATGTGATCCTATGGGAGCTGGCAGGAGCCCTCAGGTCATATTTCCTCACTGTGAAGAGGCTGCACACcgcccctccacctccaggcaGACAATAGCCCCTGCCCTCCTTTTCTGCCTGACCCCTGAGTTTTACCGCACGCTCTTCACATGGTCAGTGCCGCTCGCACGCAGGCTTCAGCAGGCCTTGTTCAATGTTGTTGCAAAACTGCAGCAGGGATGCTGTGTAAACTTTCTAAGCTAATCTTTCCTAATGATCGCACCTGAAGGCAGAAACAAGCTCGCTGAGCCGCACACTCGGaaacgcacgcagacacactccTATGATTGAGGTgacagctgtgctgctgcctaTAAACGGGAACACAAAAAAATAGCAGAGGACCTGACAAGACATATGTCCCGATTCCCATGAAGGGATGAACCCTGACTGAAATATTGCTCTGTCTTACGCAGTACTTTACCGTAAATAGATGTTCAAGCTACAgcacaaagaaaagcagcagctgcatacCATAAAGAAAGACACCTATTTTTAAGAAGTGCAGATTACAGAGGTGTCATCTGTAAGGTTGGACACAAGTACCTATAATTTGATTGAAAAACAATGTTGTCTTCATTGAAAGCTGACCAGAAATGTCACAGACTGTGTGAATGTGCCTTTAACAGCAGGACAGATACTCCCATCTGTGTTACTTTGATAAGACTCACAAACATAGTAACTCTGCCTAAGGCAACCTGCTCTCAAATTAGATTATAGGCCATAGCTAAATGTCTATGAATGCTGCCTGATAATGGCTGAGCATGCATTTGCATTCATTTCAATAATATTGGATTTATGACTTGAATCAGTCTCATATATTGAAGCACACAGGCATAAAACTTGTCATTGCAATCTTATTAAATCAGTAATGGCATCTGTGAACACAATGAAAAGATCAATATCCCAGCTCCGCCCACCACTGATAACCTGGATTAGATCAACCATATGATAGctaacaaaacagaaaaaagaaacacaaatgacaaactTTCAGCTTAtctaaaaaatgtgtttattatgtaaacatttacaatatttacTTGAAAAAAATCACAAGAATTATCGTTAGCATGATCAACATTGCTTTTATCAACAGTGCAATTTTCTGCACCAACCATAACCCTGACCTCGCTCACCGACGTTACACCCACTGCCCCGACGTCAGCCTTGCTACAATACCATGGCAACAGTCTCTCTATGATCATGTAGTAaattagtttaaataaaatattaagaaATGTCTGGTCCTATTAGGTAACGTCTAACTTTTTGTGTAGTGAAAACTGTAAGAAAGTGAGGTTAAACTTGCTCTGAGTAAATCGTTGTAGTTTTGAGGGTCACCTGGTTTATGATCTGAAGCAAACATTGAATGTGTGACAGTTAGAAAAAGAGAACACCTGAGAAGACTCAATCTCACCACTGCAGATCCAACAACAAGCTGAACGAGCTTTCACAATTTTATGAATATGAAATACCTGTCATACGTGTATATAGACTTTCACCAACAAGTGACAGAACCTTGAAGTTTACTTTGGTTATTAGGAACATGTATTCGATAATGCACTTTCAAATAAACACTTCAACAATAATATCAGGTGCTGAGAAGTACGAAAGTATGAAAAACAGCCTTGGGCGTCCTAAATATTCTTCATGCAAGTGTTTCTGAACACTGTTAGATGCATGGCTGCAACCCGTCATGCATAGATCCTTCTGCTGATAGTGTGCGTCATAGGAAGACATCAGATTGCTAGAAGATTGTCATATTTGCCAGCGGCTCCATTGCCGAAATATTATTCATCATTATCTagtgagaagagagagaatCAAGTTGGGAGAGAGGCCACCGTTAGAAAAATGTCtccttcaaataaaaaaaacaattattagaGTTCCACTGAACCACCAGCCACAGAAAAgctcatttaatcatttatataATGCATTTTAGTAAAACCACTTCAGCCATGGCAGTGATACATTAACTTTCCCTTGGAGGGAATGCATTACCAGCAGGTCACAGATTTCCCTTATCTACTAATATCTGCTTAGTTGATACTTGTAGACATTTATGGATTCCTGGATATACACATACTTAAGGATCTGGTAATGACCTGCATTTTAACAAAGAGCAAAAGATTTGTAGTGCTTACATTTACTGAGGGTGGTTGATGATATTAACTGCATTTCAAGAACAAATACAGTCAACCATCAAGTAGAAAATGGAGGATTGGGAGTTCTGTCGTCAATAGACAATACAACTTAACTATGATGTATGGCTTTGTTCTCCGTTATGTTTCAAAATACGCCCAGTGCTGTTGTTGTATGAATAAGAGGCATAAGATTGTGACAGATCCTCGAGGGAGAAAGTTGACATTCGCATCTTCTATTGTAGGTggtaaaaatagaaaacaaaggaaTTGTCAAATTCAGATGTTCTGAGAAAATGTATCTGCTGCTCCCATCTTGAGGGTAACTTGTCACACTCAAAACAAATTacccaacacgcacacacgcgtgcacacacgctcggcacacacgcgcacacacgcgcacacgcgcgcacacgcgcacacacgcgcacacacgcgcacacacgcgcacacacgcgcacacacgcgcacacacgcgcacacacgcgcacacacgcgcacacacgcgcacacacgcgcacaccttATCTGCTGGGGCCCTTGCCTGACAACTGATTTGGCACAGAGCAACTCTAAGCAGATAGTGGGTGTAGAGGGTGTGTTTCACATCCACTTAGCCTCTTTACGACTTGGTGAAGCTGCAGCGACGCGAGAAAAGAGGATAGGATTTGAGAGATTAGATTAAACACTCACTGTAGTCTGGCACAAGCCTGTGCTGTGGATAAGGCACAGTGGACAACCGTGCAAGAAGTGAGCACAACTGGCTACAAGAACACTTTAGTGGTTTAGACCCTCACCTTAAAGCTCTGAAGAAAACAGTGTTGTGGAAAAGTAAGAGTGTGAAAAAAAACCTGGACAACTGGTTGCTATGGTGTGGACTTAACTCCGTCAAAAGACACGTTGAAATAATACAACCATACATGGATGAATTAACTCCTGTTACCAACCTTCTTGATATGCACCATCTGCCATCACTAGATGAAGGATGTTGGAATACAGGTGCTGGTGTTCAGTTCCCAAAATGCTCAAAACCAAACTAGAGCCCAGGTCAATAttctcatcttcatcttcatgtaTAGCCTTGAGAAGCACAACAACACCACCACATCTGTTTAACCTGCCCTGCCTTGTAGCACATAACCAAAATAGTGAATGAATGGCTTTGAGATTCACAAAGATAAAATAAGTGTGAAACCTTAATCTTATTGTAAGCCTCGATGAACTTCTCAAAGCCCATCTGCTGCTCCAGGTTGAAGCGAAGCTCTTCCAGGCGACTAAAGATGCTGTCGTGATGTTCGACCTCGCTGCCCTGATCCTCTGCACTGCCATCTGTGTGGGCAACAGGATTTGTTCCTTCAAATTATACTGCTTCACTTTGGGCTTTCATCACAGTAGAGGTGAACCATTTTTTGAAAATACACTTTTTATGAAGAATAAATCATCTGACACCAATATGCACACTGTATATTATTTCTATGAACTAAGTAAAACAAACAGGGGTCTCATATTTTCAGAATGTTGCGAGCCCAGATTCCTCCTACCTGAATGCCACTCTTCATTGAGCTGGCTGTCATTACTGCCATTCTCTCCCACACCATTGGTAAGCAGCTCCCCAGCTTCCTCATCACCGGGGCTTTCATCAAAGCAttcctcctcgtcatcctcctcctcgccttcatcctcctcttcatcgtcaTCCTCTTCATCGTCATCGTCGTCCACAGCCATGTGACTGTCATGATCGATTTCAGCTGCTATTCTGTTGAAAAGCTCGTGATCTTCGCCGTCAGGAGGGTTTCCATTGAAATCACCTGCTCCTGCCTCTTCTTGCAGCAGTCTCTCCATAGAGGCCCTGATGTCCTGCAGATCTTCATCCTCATATGCACTAGAGAACAGAGCATATTCATCTCACTGTCTGATTGCAAAGGAGGCTTAACTTTCAAATACTGTTGCTTATGCCTGACAACATTAATACATGTCATAAAATCACTTAGTCACGAAATTCAGTTTGTCTTACTCTTCATTCTCAGACTGGTCATCATCTTTAGCTGCGTCTTCCAGGTCCTCGATTTCCAGATTGTTGTCAGGTGCCACATTAGCGTCACTTGTCACTCCAGAGTAGTGCTGAGTGCTGAAGAGACGACTGAGGTCTGGTAGCGAGCACGTTCGCAGCATCTGACAGTTCAATACAAACAGTGATATTCTGCTCTGACAAAACAACAAGTAGAAATATGTGACTCTTATCTTTGCAGCTGAAACTAAGGTGACAGGTTATATAGAAAATCTAATTCCTAAACAtcctaaaaaagaaaaaaaccaaCCTAATACCACATCCAGTTCAGCTAAGCTCTGCAGATCTCACTGTCCCTGATGAAGGATATGAAAGATGGGTCGATGGATGCTCTTTTCTGTCCTACTAGACCTAACGCAGGTTCAGACTACGTGATTAATAGTATGGGCTTCATTCCAGGTCCTCTCATAAAAACAACTAACATCCAGCATAAAGATACCACACAGCATTACACTGAAAAAATGTGTTGTCTTGTTAAACTTAAACAAAAGCATGGTCCTCTGACCTCTCCTAAGTTTTCACCTTAGGGTTGTTGGCGTCAAACATGCCCGTAGAGAGACCAATGAGCAGGGAGTCATGGTGTTTTGAGCGCAGAGGTGAGACGGAGCGTGATCGagaggccagagaggaggaTGATTCATCCATAGAGGACTGGGCTGAAAGAATTGCAAGGGCAGCAGTGCGTCGGTGGGCAGGGGAGCACAGCTTCACAAACAGAGGCTCTTCACACTGTGCTAGACCTACGAATACAAAGCAAAAGAAGACATTTAGTTACCATAGGAAATAATGCTAAAAAAGAATGGATGTTAATTCACTAAACATTATTCTGACCTGAAGGTTCTGCTGATTTCTGGACATGCTTCTCATCCACCTTAGTGTAACTTGGTCCTAcatcgccccctggtggcctgTACATGCAACACACTTCAGTTCCCCACAATTTCTCTTCTATAGCTTGTGGACATTGTTCACTCCAAAGTTAATATTTTATACCAAATATTTTAGGAAAATATTGCCAACATGGAGATGTATTTTTAAAGCCACGTGTGCCGCAGTCAAATTCACTTATAAACCATTTTAGTAATGTAACGCCCTTCCAACCAAGCAGAGATTGAGAGGATTTGTATTTGATTTTTGTAGGTTCtagagcaaagcaaagcaataTTAACGCTAGAAGAATGAAGGCTGGACAGAGCAGAGGATTCATTTTAAAACTCACTCTGGCACTAAGTGCTAatgttaatataaataataagagATAATTACACTGATGGTTGAGCTTCCCGCTCCCATGCTTTTCGAACACCAGCTGGGTGGGATAAGGCCTGTTTAGGTGTGTCTTCCAAAACCACTGACTCTATATCTGTAGGATCTGAGAGAAGCAAGGCAAGATAGGATTGCACTGTTCTGAAAATACCCCGAAAACAAGAAGCTGAAATGTTGTATTTGATCAATATGAAACACGATGACATACTAACCAGCAGCCTCAGTAGAGTCGGGTGGCAGTGATGCTCCTTCTACTTTACTGGCAGACACAGACGTTTCTTGATTGGAGGCCTCTGTTGTAACCGAATTCTCCCTCTGAATTTCAGTGGCATCAACAGAAGGTGACTTTGAGATAAACACTTCTTCAGGTGCCATGGCATTGCCAGGTGCTTGTTTAGAGGCATCTGTGGACAGTATGGCAACCAAGCCTGGTTTTGAGTTTTACATATTGCTTTCAGATAATGCAGCATTCTTACAGATTGACAAGACCTGGCTTCACTAACCAGAATTAGAACCCTCCTCACAGATGGTGAcattctccagctgctgggtgaGAGGCTGAAGCTCTGCTTCCTGAAGTACTCTCAACACCTGAGAGTGTGAAGTCTCTCCCCAAGCTTTCCTAGAggcttcctcctgcagcccacCCATCCTTATGACTTCACCTACTGTTTTCTCTGAGACATTACACAtccacagaaagaaagaaagtagaCTTTTCTATGTAGATTGTTGTAATTTTCAGAAAATGTGACCAAGAAGTAACTCACCAATGGTTGTGAAATGTGTCTCCACTAGAGTTTGTTGAGGTACAGAGAGAACAAGTGGAACTCCAGACTCCCACTTCTTCCTGTCTGCAACAGGAGACCCTTCTTCTGGACACACTGAGATGGCTGAAATAATGTCAAGGGAAAAAAATGACTCTTATTATATGTGAAATGAGTATGAATTTCATTGTGAGTTTACAATCACATAATTACATATAGCACAGATAAAAGGGAATTACCAGAACTTACTTACAAACAGGTTAAATTCACTAGATGGTAAACCTTTATCTTAATACGTGATGAGGGAAAACATGCAAGCTTTTGAGGAGGAGCAACTTACGAGCTGTAGTGGCACAGGTTTCCTCTAGGGTTTGCTGAGCCACAGCAAGCATGGGCAGTTCTGCCGCCTCCCACTTTTTTCGGTCTCCATTTGAGGAGGGGGCTTTGTCAGTATcgggctggttctgttgggaAGCAGCACTCGGTTCTGCAGTGGGTGGATGCACCTCCTCACCCCCTTCTGCTGAACTTTGGCCTTTTAGGTTCAGGTTTAGTCTGCGCAATATCTGCTTTTTCTCACTCTGTTACAAGGGGAAGCATAAAAAAACCAAGATTGatctttttaattaataaatcgGGGAGCATTTTGATTTAGGGAGGTTTCAGCTTAAAATGATTACTGACAAACTTACCTGTATGGTTGATGAAGTCTCTGGCTCTACCAAATTCTCTTGTAGTGGTGTAAtctgtcaaacacaaaatgcaaaatgGAATTAGCCAAGCAACATAAACACTAACAAATGGATACAGTGCGACAGAAAGACTCTAAATGTATACTAACTGCTCCAACATTCTTCAGGGCAGCAGTCATGGATATAGCTGGGGTGGAGGGTTTGGATGCAGGTAGGGCTGGAGCTTTGGCACTTGGGTCTGGTTCAGAGGGATTGGGCTGTGGAACAGGATTGTCAGAGGTAGTTGATACTGCTACTGCTGCCGCTGCTACGGTTCCTGCTGCCATGCCAACCTTTACCCCCCGAGCTGCAAGCTTCCACAATACTAACAATTAGATTGCCTCTGCTAAGGCAACGGGAAGGCCAGGTGACAGTAGAGACAAGGGAAAATTAGGGTAAAACTAAGAATTTGAATGCTTACATGTTCCTCCCAAGCTCTCTTTTCCCTCTCATACGcttctttcctcttcttctccaaTTGCTCTTTCAGGACAGCAGCACGGGCATTTGCCTGGGCCTGGCAGATAGATACACAGACACAAGTTGCAGTAGGGGTTCTTCAGTTAATCCTTAACATTCTTATTCTGCTCCATGTTTATAcaggttatttttgttttactggttgCCAGGTTATTGTTGCAGTGATTGCATGATTGAAATGAACAGAGCTGCCCTGACACTTGAATCGCTAAAAAACAAACTGACATAGTCAAGGCAAGGTGGAACTCGGAAAGACTGACATaatgtttttgtggttttaaaaAGACTGTTAATAACAGTTGTAACGGGAAATGCCTTATGTTTCTTAATGACTCACTTTTAAAGCCTCTATCttctttctcctcagctccacctcctcactgGACTCCTGGCTGTCGGAATTATCACTGTCatactgaaacacacagaaagcagcagccacaggacaAAAAGTCAGAAAGGACAACTTAACGTACTCGCAGCACTCAAGAGTGGTGGACTGTACCTTCTCTCCTCTGAGCCGGGCTTTGATTTGCTGACGCTCATTGAAGTTCAGCAAGCGGATCTGCCTCAGTTTTTTTAAGTACTCCTGAGAGCAAATGCCAAACAATTAGTTACAGTATgatgagtg from Betta splendens chromosome 4, fBetSpl5.4, whole genome shotgun sequence includes:
- the nek1 gene encoding serine/threonine-protein kinase Nek1 isoform X6, yielding MDKYEKVKKIGEGSFGKAILVKAKEDGRQYVIKEIGISGMPSRERQESRKEVAVLAKMSHPNIVQYKESFEESGSLYIVMDYCEGGDLFKKINSQKGVLFSEEQILDWFVQICLALKHVHDRKILHRDIKSQNIFLTKDGTVQLGDFGIARVLNSTVELARTCIGTPYYLSPEICENKPYNNKSDVWALGCVLYEMCTLKHAFEAGNMKNLVLKIIRGSYPPVSVHYSQELRFLLAKLFKRDPRERPSVNSILDIPFLSSRIERFLTPQLIAQEFRHTFFHKQPKPGAVQGPPAKRPAPGFIPLAPAQKITKPASKYGVPLTVKKVSDAAKKPAERKPAVKHKPAPLPAVPQRRETDEERKKHEEGIRKRRMELIEKERKQREQMFLLRAEQMKRYEKEKINRINQAREQGWKHVLSSSGGSSPEKKCFVGGGGKRAAGIAPSALSKRSYEHYNAALNKIAKPQPKDLDRETSSASPGSPIRQRGQMGAGRADQVEEFLQRKKEAMLNKVRAEGQLEYLKKLRQIRLLNFNERQQIKARLRGEKYDSDNSDSQESSEEVELRRKKIEALKAQANARAAVLKEQLEKKRKEAYEREKRAWEEHLAARGVKVGMAAGTVAAAAVAVSTTSDNPVPQPNPSEPDPSAKAPALPASKPSTPAISMTAALKNVGAITPLQENLVEPETSSTIQSEKKQILRRLNLNLKGQSSAEGGEEVHPPTAEPSAASQQNQPDTDKAPSSNGDRKKWEAAELPMLAVAQQTLEETCATTAPISVCPEEGSPVADRKKWESGVPLVLSVPQQTLVETHFTTIEKTVGEVIRMGGLQEEASRKAWGETSHSQVLRVLQEAELQPLTQQLENVTICEEGSNSDASKQAPGNAMAPEEVFISKSPSVDATEIQRENSVTTEASNQETSVSASKVEGASLPPDSTEAADPTDIESVVLEDTPKQALSHPAGVRKAWEREAQPSVPPGGDVGPSYTKVDEKHVQKSAEPSGLAQCEEPLFVKLCSPAHRRTAALAILSAQSSMDESSSSLASRSRSVSPLRSKHHDSLLIGLSTGMFDANNPKMLRTCSLPDLSRLFSTQHYSGVTSDANVAPDNNLEIEDLEDAAKDDDQSENEDAYEDEDLQDIRASMERLLQEEAGAGDFNGNPPDGEDHELFNRIAAEIDHDSHMAVDDDDDEEDDDEEEDEGEEEDDEEECFDESPGDEEAGELLTNGVGENGSNDSQLNEEWHSDGSAEDQGSEVEHHDSIFSRLEELRFNLEQQMGFEKFIEAYNKIKAIHEDEDENIDLGSSLVLSILGTEHQHLYSNILHLVMADGAYQEDNDE
- the nek1 gene encoding serine/threonine-protein kinase Nek1 isoform X3, encoding MDKYEKVKKIGEGSFGKAILVKAKEDGRQYVIKEIGISGMPSRERQESRKEVAVLAKMSHPNIVQYKESFEESGSLYIVMDYCEGGDLFKKINSQKGVLFSEEQILDWFVQICLALKHVHDRKILHRDIKSQNIFLTKDGTVQLGDFGIARVLNSTVELARTCIGTPYYLSPEICENKPYNNKSDVWALGCVLYEMCTLKHAFEAGNMKNLVLKIIRGSYPPVSVHYSQELRFLLAKLFKRDPRERPSVNSILDIPFLSSRIERFLTPQLIAQEFRHTFFHKQPKPGAVQGPPAKRPAPGFIPLAPAQKITKPASKYGVPLTVKKVSDAAKKPAERKPAVKHKPAPLPAVPQRRETDEERKKHEEGIRKRRMELIEKERKQREQMFLLRAEQMKRYEKEKINRINQAREQGWKHVLSSSGGSSPEKKCFVGGGGKRAAGIAPSALSKRSYEHYNAALNKIAKPQPKDLDRETSSASPGSPIRGVPAAAGPVLPNGTARLNPDAIKRELQRLQLFSIQARMSRQRGQMGAGRADQVEEFLQRKKEAMLNKVRAEGQLEYLKKLRQIRLLNFNERQQIKARLRGEKYDSDNSDSQESSEEVELRRKKIEALKAQANARAAVLKEQLEKKRKEAYEREKRAWEEHLAARGVKVGMAAGTVAAAAVAVSTTSDNPVPQPNPSEPDPSAKAPALPASKPSTPAISMTAALKNVGAITPLQENLVEPETSSTIQSEKKQILRRLNLNLKGQSSAEGGEEVHPPTAEPSAASQQNQPDTDKAPSSNGDRKKWEAAELPMLAVAQQTLEETCATTAPISVCPEEGSPVADRKKWESGVPLVLSVPQQTLVETHFTTIEKTVGEVIRMGGLQEEASRKAWGETSHSQVLRVLQEAELQPLTQQLENVTICEEGSNSDASKQAPGNAMAPEEVFISKSPSVDATEIQRENSVTTEASNQETSVSASKVEGASLPPDSTEAADPTDIESVVLEDTPKQALSHPAGVRKAWEREAQPSVPPGGDVGPSYTKVDEKHVQKSAEPSGLAQCEEPLFVKLCSPAHRRTAALAILSAQSSMDESSSSLASRSRSVSPLRSKHHDSLLIGLSTGMFDANNPKMLRTCSLPDLSRLFSTQHYSGVTSDANVAPDNNLEIEDLEDAAKDDDQSENEDAYEDEDLQDIRASMERLLQEEAGAGDFNGNPPDGEDHELFNRIAAEIDHDSHMAVDDDDDEEDDDEEEDEGEEEDDEEECFDESPGDEEAGELLTNGVGENGSNDSQLNEEWHSDGSAEDQGSEVEHHDSIFSRLEELRFNLEQQMGFEKFIEAYNKIKAIHEDEDENIDLGSSLVLSILGTEHQHLYSNILHLVMADGAYQEDNDE
- the nek1 gene encoding serine/threonine-protein kinase Nek1 isoform X4, producing MDKYEKVKKIGEGSFGKAILVKAKEDGRQYVIKEIGISGMPSRERQESRKEVAVLAKMSHPNIVQYKESFEESGSLYIVMDYCEGGDLFKKINSQKGVLFSEEQILDWFVQICLALKHVHDRKILHRDIKSQNIFLTKDGTVQLGDFGIARVLNSTVELARTCIGTPYYLSPEICENKPYNNKSDVWALGCVLYEMCTLKHAFEAGNMKNLVLKIIRGSYPPVSVHYSQELRFLLAKLFKRDPRERPSVNSILDIPFLSSRIERFLTPQLIAQEFRHTFFHKQPKPGAVQGPPAKRPAPGFIPLAPAQKITKPASKYGVPLTVKKVSDAAKKPAERKPAVKHKPAPLPAVPQRRETDEERKKHEEGIRKRRMELIEKERKQREQMFLLRAEQMKRYEKEKINRINQAREQGWKHVLSSSGGSSPEKKCFVGGGGKRAAGIAPSALSKRSYEHYNAALNKIAKPQPKDLDRETSSASPGSPIRGVPAAAGPVLPNGTARLNPDAIKRELQRLQLFSIQARMSRQRGQMGAGRADQVEEFLQRKKEAMLNKVRAEGQLGTRQNLAAVFGSRAGSFQCRRPRVNKEEEEYLKKLRQIRLLNFNERQQIKARLRGEKYDSDNSDSQESSEEVELRRKKIEALKAQANARAAVLKEQLEKKRKEAYEREKRAWEEHPNPSEPDPSAKAPALPASKPSTPAISMTAALKNVGAITPLQENLVEPETSSTIQSEKKQILRRLNLNLKGQSSAEGGEEVHPPTAEPSAASQQNQPDTDKAPSSNGDRKKWEAAELPMLAVAQQTLEETCATTAPISVCPEEGSPVADRKKWESGVPLVLSVPQQTLVETHFTTIEKTVGEVIRMGGLQEEASRKAWGETSHSQVLRVLQEAELQPLTQQLENVTICEEGSNSDASKQAPGNAMAPEEVFISKSPSVDATEIQRENSVTTEASNQETSVSASKVEGASLPPDSTEAADPTDIESVVLEDTPKQALSHPAGVRKAWEREAQPSVPPGGDVGPSYTKVDEKHVQKSAEPSGLAQCEEPLFVKLCSPAHRRTAALAILSAQSSMDESSSSLASRSRSVSPLRSKHHDSLLIGLSTGMFDANNPKMLRTCSLPDLSRLFSTQHYSGVTSDANVAPDNNLEIEDLEDAAKDDDQSENEDAYEDEDLQDIRASMERLLQEEAGAGDFNGNPPDGEDHELFNRIAAEIDHDSHMAVDDDDDEEDDDEEEDEGEEEDDEEECFDESPGDEEAGELLTNGVGENGSNDSQLNEEWHSDGSAEDQGSEVEHHDSIFSRLEELRFNLEQQMGFEKFIEAYNKIKAIHEDEDENIDLGSSLVLSILGTEHQHLYSNILHLVMADGAYQEDNDE
- the nek1 gene encoding serine/threonine-protein kinase Nek1 isoform X1, translating into MDKYEKVKKIGEGSFGKAILVKAKEDGRQYVIKEIGISGMPSRERQESRKEVAVLAKMSHPNIVQYKESFEESGSLYIVMDYCEGGDLFKKINSQKGVLFSEEQILDWFVQICLALKHVHDRKILHRDIKSQNIFLTKDGTVQLGDFGIARVLNSTVELARTCIGTPYYLSPEICENKPYNNKSDVWALGCVLYEMCTLKHAFEAGNMKNLVLKIIRGSYPPVSVHYSQELRFLLAKLFKRDPRERPSVNSILDIPFLSSRIERFLTPQLIAQEFRHTFFHKQPKPGAVQGPPAKRPAPGFIPLAPAQKITKPASKYGVPLTVKKVSDAAKKPAERKPAVKHKPAPLPAVPQRRETDEERKKHEEGIRKRRMELIEKERKQREQMFLLRAEQMKRYEKEKINRINQAREQGWKHVLSSSGGSSPEKKCFVGGGGKRAAGIAPSALSKRSYEHYNAALNKIAKPQPKDLDRETSSASPGSPIRGVPAAAGPVLPNGTARLNPDAIKRELQRLQLFSIQARMSRQRGQMGAGRADQVEEFLQRKKEAMLNKVRAEGQLGTRQNLAAVFGSRAGSFQCRRPRVNKEEEEYLKKLRQIRLLNFNERQQIKARLRGEKYDSDNSDSQESSEEVELRRKKIEALKAQANARAAVLKEQLEKKRKEAYEREKRAWEEHLAARGVKVGMAAGTVAAAAVAVSTTSDNPVPQPNPSEPDPSAKAPALPASKPSTPAISMTAALKNVGAITPLQENLVEPETSSTIQSEKKQILRRLNLNLKGQSSAEGGEEVHPPTAEPSAASQQNQPDTDKAPSSNGDRKKWEAAELPMLAVAQQTLEETCATTAPISVCPEEGSPVADRKKWESGVPLVLSVPQQTLVETHFTTIEKTVGEVIRMGGLQEEASRKAWGETSHSQVLRVLQEAELQPLTQQLENVTICEEGSNSDASKQAPGNAMAPEEVFISKSPSVDATEIQRENSVTTEASNQETSVSASKVEGASLPPDSTEAADPTDIESVVLEDTPKQALSHPAGVRKAWEREAQPSVPPGGDVGPSYTKVDEKHVQKSAEPSGLAQCEEPLFVKLCSPAHRRTAALAILSAQSSMDESSSSLASRSRSVSPLRSKHHDSLLIGLSTGMFDANNPKMLRTCSLPDLSRLFSTQHYSGVTSDANVAPDNNLEIEDLEDAAKDDDQSENEDAYEDEDLQDIRASMERLLQEEAGAGDFNGNPPDGEDHELFNRIAAEIDHDSHMAVDDDDDEEDDDEEEDEGEEEDDEEECFDESPGDEEAGELLTNGVGENGSNDSQLNEEWHSDGSAEDQGSEVEHHDSIFSRLEELRFNLEQQMGFEKFIEAYNKIKAIHEDEDENIDLGSSLVLSILGTEHQHLYSNILHLVMADGAYQEDNDE